DNA sequence from the Bradyrhizobium diazoefficiens genome:
CCCCACAACGTGCCGGGCAAGAAGCGCGAACCCCGATCCTTGGAGCCTGGCCTGACCGGAGAACCGGACTTTTTAGACCAAGCCCCAGCGCTTATGCCCTGAAGCCATTGATTAAAATTCTAACCTCCGCCCCTCTTGGTCGCAACCCGAGCGGGGATCACGAGCCCGTTGGCGAGAGGGCGTGGTCAACAGAGACTTAAACTGGGCCGTAACCTGGGACGGAAATTGGGCTTTGCAGCCAAACCGGTACTGAGATCGCCGATTTGGGCAAAAAAAGGGTTAATGCGGGGTTACCGGGGCCGGTCCGGCGGATCGTCATTCCGGGGCGGTGCGCAGCACCGAACCCGGAACCTCGAGATTCCGGGTTCGCCCTTCGGGCGCCCCGGAATGACCAGAATAAATAAAATCAGCCCAGTTTCCGGCCGATATCGAGGAATTTCTGCCGGCGCTGCTTGCGGATGGCGTCGCCGTCGAGGCCTCGCAGCTCGTCGAAGGCCTTGGCGATGGCATCGCCCGTGGTGGCGATCATGGCGGCGGGGTCGCGATGGGCGCCGCCGACCGGCTCCTTCAAAATGCTGTCGATCACCCCGAAGCGCAGCATGTCCTGGGCAGTGATCTTCATGTTGTTGGCGGCTTCCTGCGCCTTGCTGCCGTCGCGCCACAGGATCGAGGAGGCCGCTTCCGGCGAGATCACGCTGTAGATCGCGTGCTCCAGCATCAAGACCTTGTTGGCGGTGGTGATGGCGATCGCGCCGCCGGACATGCCCTCGCCGGTGATGATGGCGACGTTCGGCACGGTCAGCGCCATGCAGGCGTCGGTCGAGCGCGCGATCGCTTCGGCTTGGCCCCGCTCCTCGGCGCCGATGCCGGGATAGGCGCCGGCGGAATCGGCGAGCGACAGCACAGGCAGGCCGAACCGCTCGGCCATCTCCATCAGCCGCACGCATTTGCGATAGCCTTCAGGCCGCGCCATGCCGAAATTGTGCTTGATGCGGCTCTCGGTGGAATCGCCCTTTTCCTGGCCCATCACGCAGATCGCTTCGCCACGGAACCGGCCGAAGCCGGCGACCAGCGCCTCGTCCTCGCCAAATTTGCGGTCGCCGGCGAGCGGGGTGAATTCGGTGATCAGGCCCTTGATGAAGTCGTTGAAATGCGGCCGCTGCGGATGCCGCGCCACCAGCGTCTTCTGCCACGGCGTCAGGTTTTGGTAGAGGTCGGCCAGCGCCTGCGCTGCCTTGTCCTCGATCCGGCCGATTTCCTCGGCGATGTCGGTGCCCGAGGCCGCAAGCGTGCGCAATTCATCGACCTTGGAGTCGAGCTCGGCGACGGGCTTTTCGAAATCGAGATAGCTGCGCATCTGGTCTGGCATCAACTCAATATAAGGGGCGGGGCTACGAGGCGAAGCGAGGTTGGCTTCTGGATAAGAAGTGTAGCTTCTTCAAGGGCTTGACCTGTGCGCTTGGTGGAAGCGCGCCAAATCACGGATAAGGCCACGGCTCTTTCTGCGGAGATGTGGCCGAAGTCAAGGCGGTTTCGGCCGCCACTGCGCGGTGGCGGCTACTTCTCCGCCAGCGGGTGCAGGTCGCGCACCAGGCTTTTCAACCGCTCCTCGACCACATGGGTATAGATCTGGGTGGTCGAGATGTCGGTATGGCCGAGCAGGGTCTGCACGATGCGCAAATCTGCGCCGTTGTGCAGGAGGTGGCTGGCGAAGGCGTGCCGCAGCACGTGCGGAGAAACCAGTCGGGCCTGCAAGCCCGAGGCGACCGCGAGCTCCTTGAGATCACGGGCAAAATGCTGCCGCGTCAGGTGCCCGCTTTCGCCGAACGAGGGAAACAGCCATTTCGAGGCGGCGAGACTGTCTTTCTTTTTCTCCGTCTTGGCCGCCTCCGTCGCCGCGAGATAATCCGCCATCGCCTGCCGCGAGGCCTCGTTGAGCGGCACCAGCCGCTCCTTGTCGCCCTTGCCGCGCACCACGATCATGCGAGCATCGCGCTTTGCCGCCGAGCGCGGCAGCGACACCAGCTCGGAGACGCGCAAGCCCGTCGCGTAGAGCACCTCGAGCAGGCAGTAGAGCCTTAAAGCGCGCAGCCGCTGCGATGGCGAGGCATCCGTTGCCTCGCTCATCTCCTTGGCACGGCGGAGCATCCGGTCGACATCTGATATCGACAGCACCTTCGGCAGGCCGCGGCCGCGCTTGGGACCGGACAGGATCGCCGCGGGATCCTCGGCTCGGATGCGCTCGTTCAGGAGAAAGCGGAACAGATGCCGCATCGCCGACAGCCGCCGCGCGACGCTGGAGGATTTGAAGCCGCGCGCGTCGAGATCTCCGAGATAATCGCGCAGCGTCTGAGTTTCGGCGTCGGCAAAGTTATGGCCGACGCGGGCCAGAAACTCGGAGAAATCGGTGAGGTCGCGACGATAGGCGTCGAGCGTATTGGGACCGGCGCCTTGTTCCGCCGCGAGCATGTCGAGGAACAGGCCGGTGAGCTTGGCGTCTGTGGGCTTGCTGGGCAATTTGCGCATGCCTTGGAGGCTAGCTCCTATTTCTTGAGAAACTTATCCGGCGGGATCGTCACGGTCATTTCTCGCGGCTTTGGATTGACGAAATTGGCCAGCGCGAAGACCACGCCATAGACGATGCCGGCGATCACGGCGACGACCGTCAGGAAGCGGAACAGGCTGGGCATCGGGCAAGGTCTCGACGACGTCTTGAACAGGCAAATTAACCAATGAAATCATCCAACATGTTCGCCGTTTCGTGGCAAGAGTCCTCTGGCGAGGGCCCCGAGGGGGTCGTATAGGTGGCCTGGATGCCGTCTTTGGCGGCAGATTGAGCGAGATCCAATCGAGCGAAATAATGTCCGACGCCGCGTTGCCAGCCCAAGCGAGCCCTGAGGCCGACATCCTGTCGGCGCTGGGGGCGCGTTCGATCGTGCTGGTCGGCATGATGGGCGTCGGCAAGTCGACCATCGGCCGCCGCATGGCGGCGCGGCTCAAGCTGCCCTTTATCGACGCTGACACCGAGATCGAGGCGGCGGCCGGCATGACCATACCGGAGATTTTCGAGCGCCATGGCGAGCAGCATTTCCGCGACGGCGAGGCGCGGGTGATCGCGCGCCTGCTCGACGGCGGGCCGCTGGTGCTGGCAACCGGCGGCGGTGCCTTCATGCGCGAGGAGACGCGAAACCGCATCGCGGCCAAGGCGATCTCGATCTGGCTCAGGGCGGACCACGACGTCATCATGCGCCGCGTCCGCCGCCGTGCCGATCGCCCGCTGCTCCAGACCGCCGATCCCGAAGGAACCGTGACGCGCCTGCTCACCGAGCGCGAGCCGGTCTACGGCAAAGCCGACCTCACCATCGCCTCGCGCGACGTGCCGCACGACAGAATCGTCGACGAGACCATCGAGACGCTGCGCGCGCATCTTTGCGGCGAGAGCGCGTCCCAGCCTCCAGCCGACGTCGCGAGTGCCGTTCGATGACCGCGCCCCTGAAGCATTCCGATCCCGTCAACGTCAACGTCGCGCTGGAGAATCGCGCCTACGACATCGTCATCGGCCGCGGCGTGCTGTCCTCGCTCGGCGAGCGGGTTGCGCGCTTGCGCCCCGGCGTACGCACGGCAATCGTCACTGACCGCACCGTTGCCAAATACTGGCTCGAGCCGACTGAGGCTTCGCTTGCCGCCGCCGGCATTCCGGCCTCGCGTATCGTGGTCGAGGAAGGCGAGATCTCAAAAACCTATGCGGGCCTCGAAAGGGTCAGCGAGGCCCTGATCGCCGCAAAAATCGAGCGCAACGATCTCGTCATCGCGCTCGGCGGCGGCGTGGTCGGCGATCTCGCCGGCTTTGCCGCGGCGATCCTGCGCCGCGGCGTCGATTTCGTGCAGGTGCCGACCTCGCTGCTGGCACAGGTCGATTCCTCCGTCGGCGGCAAGACCGGCATCAACTCGCCCCAGGGCAAGAATCTGCTCGGCGCGTTTCATCAGCCGGTGCTGGTGATTGCCGACACCGCGGTGCTCGACACGCTATCGCCGCGGCAGTTCCGGGCCGGCTATGCCGAGGTCGCCAAATATGGCGTGCTCGGCGACGAGGCCTTCTTCTCCTGGCTGGAGAAGAACCATTCCGACATCTCCAGGGGCGGCTCCGCTCGCGAGCACGCGATCGCGACCTCCTGCCGCGCCAAGGCGGGCGTCGTCTCGCGCGACGAGCGCGAGACCGGCGAGCGCGCGCTGCTCAATCTCGGCCACACTTTCGGTCACGCGCTGGAAGCTGCGACCGGCTTCTCTGACCGCCTGTTCCATGGTGAAGGCGTTTCGATCGGCATGACGCTGGCGGCGCAGTTCTCGGCCAATCTCGGCATGATCGGTGAGGCCGATGCGGCTCGCGTCGAGCGTC
Encoded proteins:
- a CDS encoding acetyl-CoA carboxylase carboxyltransferase subunit alpha yields the protein MPDQMRSYLDFEKPVAELDSKVDELRTLAASGTDIAEEIGRIEDKAAQALADLYQNLTPWQKTLVARHPQRPHFNDFIKGLITEFTPLAGDRKFGEDEALVAGFGRFRGEAICVMGQEKGDSTESRIKHNFGMARPEGYRKCVRLMEMAERFGLPVLSLADSAGAYPGIGAEERGQAEAIARSTDACMALTVPNVAIITGEGMSGGAIAITTANKVLMLEHAIYSVISPEAASSILWRDGSKAQEAANNMKITAQDMLRFGVIDSILKEPVGGAHRDPAAMIATTGDAIAKAFDELRGLDGDAIRKQRRQKFLDIGRKLG
- a CDS encoding shikimate kinase, with translation MSDAALPAQASPEADILSALGARSIVLVGMMGVGKSTIGRRMAARLKLPFIDADTEIEAAAGMTIPEIFERHGEQHFRDGEARVIARLLDGGPLVLATGGGAFMREETRNRIAAKAISIWLRADHDVIMRRVRRRADRPLLQTADPEGTVTRLLTEREPVYGKADLTIASRDVPHDRIVDETIETLRAHLCGESASQPPADVASAVR
- the xerD gene encoding site-specific tyrosine recombinase XerD, with amino-acid sequence MPSKPTDAKLTGLFLDMLAAEQGAGPNTLDAYRRDLTDFSEFLARVGHNFADAETQTLRDYLGDLDARGFKSSSVARRLSAMRHLFRFLLNERIRAEDPAAILSGPKRGRGLPKVLSISDVDRMLRRAKEMSEATDASPSQRLRALRLYCLLEVLYATGLRVSELVSLPRSAAKRDARMIVVRGKGDKERLVPLNEASRQAMADYLAATEAAKTEKKKDSLAASKWLFPSFGESGHLTRQHFARDLKELAVASGLQARLVSPHVLRHAFASHLLHNGADLRIVQTLLGHTDISTTQIYTHVVEERLKSLVRDLHPLAEK
- the aroB gene encoding 3-dehydroquinate synthase, whose amino-acid sequence is MTAPLKHSDPVNVNVALENRAYDIVIGRGVLSSLGERVARLRPGVRTAIVTDRTVAKYWLEPTEASLAAAGIPASRIVVEEGEISKTYAGLERVSEALIAAKIERNDLVIALGGGVVGDLAGFAAAILRRGVDFVQVPTSLLAQVDSSVGGKTGINSPQGKNLLGAFHQPVLVIADTAVLDTLSPRQFRAGYAEVAKYGVLGDEAFFSWLEKNHSDISRGGSAREHAIATSCRAKAGVVSRDERETGERALLNLGHTFGHALEAATGFSDRLFHGEGVSIGMTLAAQFSANLGMIGEADAARVERHLIEAGLPTRLQDIAGFAQEGLADADALMALMAQDKKVKRGKLTFILLEAVGRAVIAKDVEPAPVRDFLKEKLAQKA